One window of the Rhodothermia bacterium genome contains the following:
- a CDS encoding CHAT domain-containing protein has translation MENRWLQIHHTHVELWSRAQRQEVMALAAVYLNCKQSAQQKFNVLMSGARAAYGEGKRVDVGYFLKEAHKFLPVLSENDAAMWHRLKGNAAWVENKKFDAAWHYAQAFTRFDYLKSHYEKAAISLSMALVWENSNNPEVSRKFLTLAQDIINRYKGNPLDVIFLRARIHVLLADNFILENVDLGKGALKVNEALSDLIPLLKQDVVLMSKYNKSSSLVNSVITLGQIYFYLDDYDKAAAFYEEAKELAFKSGLTERLAFIYYRKGQLEQRLGRTQVAISLFKKALELAQQKNAHNLIPRIQNRYGFSLEQIGQLAEAEIIYRKYITHVEKTRSELGISDFGKTFFMSNENAGYFGLVRILMKTGREAEALYWLDATRGRYLQNLNQYAVWVTGLPTPQKSKLHFIETKMAGLREKSLLRTNSQTDMVQPLQTYVQQTLLQAEANRMWQSKHASVTLEREHYSPYFLQHLQQKLKENNQVALFYYIDRELDPSINRKLQSFVVAVTPQKLKVVSLQIQGEDLDQKIKILYGQRERSTHLDLGVLHQLYIELFLPVQDVISGYERVVLFKDDQLVQLPFSMLVSNALKQRYNYSQADFLVKQFAFSQELSIPLYVAQKREQTTLQQNLIFGRSRFGSAEQLAPLPGVFPEVRNIGGMLPQTRIGLDGGATEWGFKNEMKKSHLMHLASHTILSPKNPLYTFLSLRKSKNNDGKLFLFEFFHERLQTELVTLSSCNSGVGEHLPGEGFTGMQYALRSAGVKSVLATTWPAVDETFPKIMHIFYLGLKNGLSKDQALRFAQLQILQAQGSKIGKSPYFWASLMLYGNATPLVFGSISVTARSGTAVAFILLFMLLMTCQYLAHKEMRIGSKLQDLLK, from the coding sequence TTGGAAAACCGCTGGTTGCAGATTCATCATACCCATGTAGAACTATGGAGTAGAGCGCAAAGACAGGAGGTGATGGCATTGGCTGCTGTATATCTAAATTGTAAACAAAGCGCCCAGCAGAAGTTTAATGTTTTAATGAGTGGGGCAAGAGCTGCTTATGGCGAGGGGAAACGTGTTGATGTGGGCTATTTTTTGAAGGAAGCACATAAGTTTCTCCCTGTTTTGTCTGAAAACGATGCCGCCATGTGGCATAGGCTCAAAGGAAATGCTGCTTGGGTTGAAAATAAAAAATTTGATGCAGCATGGCATTATGCACAAGCCTTTACGAGGTTTGATTACCTTAAATCGCATTACGAGAAAGCGGCCATTAGTCTCAGTATGGCTTTAGTTTGGGAAAATAGCAATAACCCAGAAGTTTCCAGAAAATTCCTTACGTTGGCACAAGATATTATTAACCGTTATAAGGGGAATCCTTTGGATGTGATTTTTCTTAGAGCACGCATTCATGTTCTTCTTGCCGATAATTTTATTTTGGAAAATGTTGACCTTGGCAAAGGAGCCTTGAAAGTAAATGAGGCATTAAGTGATTTAATCCCGTTGTTGAAGCAAGATGTAGTTTTAATGAGTAAATATAATAAAAGTAGTTCTTTGGTTAATTCTGTAATAACGTTGGGGCAAATATATTTTTATTTAGATGACTATGATAAGGCAGCAGCCTTTTATGAAGAAGCAAAAGAACTGGCTTTTAAAAGTGGATTAACTGAACGTCTCGCCTTTATTTATTATCGAAAAGGCCAATTAGAACAACGTTTAGGTCGAACGCAAGTTGCCATATCTTTATTCAAAAAAGCATTAGAACTTGCCCAGCAAAAAAATGCCCATAATTTGATTCCCCGTATTCAAAATCGGTATGGCTTCTCCCTTGAGCAAATTGGGCAGCTTGCCGAGGCAGAGATAATCTATAGGAAATATATTACACATGTGGAGAAAACAAGGTCAGAATTGGGTATTAGTGACTTTGGGAAAACTTTTTTCATGAGCAATGAAAATGCAGGTTACTTTGGACTTGTACGCATTTTGATGAAAACGGGACGGGAGGCAGAGGCTTTGTATTGGCTAGATGCTACACGAGGTCGTTATCTTCAGAACCTGAATCAATACGCAGTGTGGGTAACGGGTTTGCCAACTCCACAAAAGAGTAAACTTCACTTCATTGAAACGAAAATGGCTGGACTGCGGGAAAAATCATTGTTAAGGACAAATTCCCAAACCGATATGGTTCAGCCGTTGCAGACCTATGTTCAACAAACATTGCTCCAAGCCGAAGCGAACCGTATGTGGCAATCAAAACATGCGTCGGTAACTTTAGAACGTGAGCACTATTCGCCCTACTTTCTACAACACCTTCAACAGAAACTAAAGGAGAACAATCAAGTAGCTCTTTTCTATTACATTGATCGTGAGTTAGACCCTTCTATAAATCGCAAACTGCAATCCTTTGTGGTTGCCGTTACCCCTCAGAAGCTAAAGGTTGTCTCTCTTCAAATACAAGGGGAAGACCTCGATCAAAAAATTAAAATCCTCTATGGACAAAGGGAGCGTTCTACGCACTTAGACCTCGGCGTATTACACCAGTTATATATAGAATTGTTTTTGCCCGTTCAAGACGTTATTTCCGGATACGAAAGGGTCGTTCTTTTCAAAGATGACCAGTTGGTGCAGTTGCCCTTTTCTATGTTGGTATCCAATGCTCTAAAACAAAGATACAATTACAGCCAAGCCGATTTTTTGGTCAAGCAGTTTGCTTTTTCGCAGGAACTTTCTATCCCGCTATATGTTGCGCAAAAACGTGAACAGACAACCCTGCAACAAAATTTGATCTTTGGCCGGAGCCGTTTTGGTAGTGCGGAACAATTAGCGCCTCTTCCCGGTGTGTTTCCAGAGGTTAGAAACATTGGTGGAATGTTGCCTCAAACCCGGATTGGTTTAGATGGAGGTGCAACCGAGTGGGGTTTCAAAAACGAAATGAAGAAAAGCCACCTTATGCACTTGGCGTCGCATACGATCTTGAGTCCGAAAAATCCGCTCTATACGTTTTTATCCTTACGGAAGTCTAAAAACAACGATGGAAAACTTTTTCTTTTTGAGTTTTTTCATGAGCGTCTCCAAACAGAATTAGTTACACTTAGTAGTTGCAACAGTGGGGTGGGGGAACATCTACCGGGTGAAGGGTTTACGGGGATGCAATATGCTCTTCGTTCTGCGGGCGTTAAAAGTGTGTTGGCTACCACTTGGCCAGCTGTGGACGAAACTTTTCCTAAGATAATGCACATATTTTATCTTGGCCTCAAGAATGGATTGTCGAAAGATCAAGCGTTACGTTTTGCGCAGCTCCAAATTTTGCAAGCACAAGGTAGCAAAATAGGTAAAAGCCCTTATTTTTGGGCGTCTCTCATGTTGTATGGCAATGCAACACCGCTCGTCTTTGGGTCAATTTCCGTTACAGCTCGTTCAGGTACGGCTGTGGCCTTTATATTGCTTTTTATGCTGCTAATGACCTGTCAATATCTTGCGCATAAAGAGATGAGAATCGGCTCTAAATTACAAGATTTACTAAAGTAG
- the murQ gene encoding N-acetylmuramic acid 6-phosphate etherase, with product MNANPALFATLENLTTEQRNLASENIDKASVIEILEIINTEDHLVPIAVRREIPQIAKVVEMVESSFRCGGRLIYVGAGTSGRLGVLDASECPPTYGVPPGMVDAVIAGGPAAVFRSQEGAEDVPEEGEKALQNLQLSDKDVVCGIAASGRTPFVFGALAYAQRIGAKTALVTTNPKNGDQNIDVLICPVVGPEVVMGSTRMKSGTAQKLILNMISTAAMIRMGKVYKNMMVDLQMTNEKLVERSKRIVMLATDVTYQEAQRVLEAANGHVKMAIVMILNGVDAAEARNRIEKSNGFVRELI from the coding sequence ATGAATGCCAATCCAGCACTTTTTGCCACTTTAGAAAACCTTACAACGGAGCAACGGAACCTTGCCTCGGAAAATATTGATAAGGCTTCGGTAATAGAAATCCTTGAAATTATCAATACGGAAGACCATTTGGTTCCTATTGCAGTACGCCGAGAAATTCCCCAGATTGCCAAAGTTGTTGAGATGGTGGAAAGCTCTTTTCGATGTGGTGGCCGCCTAATTTATGTGGGTGCTGGAACAAGTGGAAGACTTGGTGTTTTGGATGCATCCGAATGTCCTCCTACATACGGTGTTCCTCCAGGGATGGTAGATGCAGTGATTGCCGGTGGCCCTGCAGCAGTTTTTCGTTCGCAAGAAGGTGCAGAGGATGTGCCGGAAGAGGGTGAAAAGGCGCTCCAAAATTTGCAACTTTCTGATAAGGATGTAGTCTGCGGAATTGCAGCAAGTGGGAGAACGCCTTTTGTTTTTGGTGCATTGGCCTATGCTCAGCGTATTGGTGCGAAAACGGCATTGGTGACAACCAATCCCAAAAATGGAGACCAGAACATAGACGTCCTAATTTGTCCGGTTGTTGGCCCAGAAGTGGTTATGGGTTCAACTCGTATGAAGTCGGGGACTGCTCAGAAATTAATCCTGAATATGATCTCTACAGCGGCGATGATTCGTATGGGAAAAGTCTATAAAAACATGATGGTTGATCTCCAAATGACCAATGAGAAATTGGTTGAACGATCTAAACGCATCGTTATGCTGGCGACTGATGTGACCTATCAGGAGGCACAACGGGTTTTGGAAGCGGCGAACGGTCATGTGAAAATGGCTATTGTCATGATTCTGAACGGTGTTGATGCTGCCGAGGCTCGTAATCGTATTGAAAAATCGAATGGGTTTGTTCGTGAATTGATTTAA
- the mfd gene encoding transcription-repair coupling factor, whose translation MKNLVSLLRRVEQSPQINTLLQKVGEKKILLKGVVGSLDALVVSLISKQKRVVVCVLPSYEVASYLFSDLSQLLGSKNEEKLLLFGATDQHPYDTDQIADNQRLVQRSEVLQRLAKGFEGVLVVSADALAEMVPLADQLEKTTILLKTGDVTGPDLLVEVLLEMGFEMVTYVQHPGEMARRGGILDVFSFVGNYPVRLEFFGDELDAIREFDPANQRSVSRLTQINIVPNIQQKTNLGGRSSLLTYLPKDAVLVIRDMLDVENTTNKLFKRAEEVYHKKQDSTLLPPEELYLDGNHIVKAFGEFNQVHYGSYVGELKGADEILFGVQPPPDFNGKIHFVRKKIETNHLKGWQTLLLCDSRGQEIRLRELLNPYQEHHKKSWQRDAEEEEGQEVNGLRFLLASLAQGFEWAEIGVALYTDHQIFNRYHRPTVRKQKQRYGGFSLRELINLTPGDFVTHIDYGIGKYEGLQKIEVRGKQQEVVRLVFRDKDILYVNINALYKLHRYTGKEGHQPRLSKLGTGEWERTRNSTKKKVKDIARDLIKLYAERKKAKGFGFTLDSVWSRELEASFEFEDTPDQAKSWDEVRRDMEKSIPMDRLVCGDVGFGKTEIAVRAAFKAVQDGKQVAVLVPTTILAAQHYKTFTERLAQFPVTIEVMSRFQTESQIKETLKRLKERKVDIVIGTHRIAAKRMEMPALGLLIIDEEQRFGVAVKERLRQLRANVDTLTLTATPIPRTLQFSLMGARDLSYINTPPPNRQPIQTEIHSFDKNLIRDAILYETGRGGQVFFIHNRVQSIEEMATTLRQLVPGVRIKTAHGQMESDRLEKEMMDFMQRKYEVLVSTNIVESGLDISNANTIIINHAERFGLAELHQLRGRVGRSNRKAFCYLLVQNIKSITKEAKQRLQAIEQFSELGSGLNVAMRDLDIRGAGNLLGGEQSGFIADVGYETYQRILEEAIQELKSDEFGDLFGHVNLPPKPLTETVVDLDVDAYLPEYYVDDRVERLNLYRALSECKELARLKEIREEWKDRFGPIPEEAENLLLVMELKVQTEPLRLPKLQFKNQRLFLTMPPKEDVYFYQNMFKTILEKVGKLSNRYVLKDTEGKLRIIIQQIPDLEAAVKVVQKILT comes from the coding sequence GTGAAAAATCTTGTATCCTTATTGCGTCGGGTAGAACAAAGTCCGCAAATTAATACGTTATTACAGAAGGTCGGAGAAAAAAAAATTCTCCTGAAAGGTGTAGTAGGTTCTCTTGATGCGTTAGTGGTCTCTCTGATTTCCAAGCAAAAGCGAGTTGTGGTTTGTGTGTTGCCGAGCTACGAGGTGGCCTCATACCTGTTTTCTGACTTGTCTCAATTGTTGGGGAGTAAAAACGAGGAAAAGCTATTGCTCTTTGGTGCAACCGATCAGCACCCGTATGATACAGATCAAATTGCAGATAACCAACGTTTGGTGCAACGATCTGAAGTTCTTCAGCGGTTGGCAAAAGGGTTTGAAGGTGTTTTGGTAGTAAGTGCTGACGCATTGGCGGAAATGGTTCCTCTTGCAGACCAACTCGAAAAAACAACGATCCTGTTGAAAACGGGTGATGTCACAGGGCCAGATTTATTGGTGGAGGTGTTGTTGGAAATGGGGTTTGAAATGGTAACCTATGTCCAACATCCGGGTGAAATGGCAAGGCGAGGTGGAATATTGGATGTGTTTTCTTTTGTGGGGAATTACCCAGTTCGGTTGGAGTTTTTTGGAGACGAGTTGGATGCGATTCGCGAATTTGATCCCGCTAACCAGCGATCTGTGAGCCGATTAACCCAAATAAACATTGTACCAAATATCCAACAAAAGACCAATCTCGGTGGGAGATCGTCACTATTAACCTATCTTCCAAAAGATGCCGTGTTGGTGATTCGGGATATGTTGGATGTGGAAAACACGACAAATAAGCTGTTTAAGAGAGCGGAGGAAGTATATCACAAAAAACAGGACAGCACTTTGTTGCCGCCAGAAGAACTGTATCTGGATGGAAATCATATTGTCAAGGCTTTTGGCGAATTTAATCAAGTGCATTATGGGAGTTATGTAGGTGAATTGAAAGGAGCCGACGAGATTCTGTTTGGAGTACAACCACCACCAGACTTTAATGGGAAAATACACTTTGTTCGGAAAAAGATTGAAACGAATCACCTAAAAGGATGGCAAACCCTATTGCTGTGTGATAGCCGAGGGCAAGAAATACGGCTCAGGGAATTACTAAACCCTTATCAAGAACACCATAAAAAAAGTTGGCAGAGAGACGCTGAGGAGGAAGAAGGGCAAGAAGTAAATGGATTACGTTTTTTGTTGGCCTCATTGGCGCAGGGGTTTGAATGGGCAGAAATAGGAGTTGCGCTATATACGGATCATCAAATATTTAACCGCTATCACCGACCAACGGTACGAAAGCAAAAACAGCGATATGGCGGCTTCAGTCTTCGAGAATTGATCAACCTGACGCCGGGCGACTTTGTGACACATATTGATTATGGCATTGGGAAGTATGAGGGGCTACAAAAAATTGAAGTTCGTGGCAAGCAACAAGAGGTCGTTCGGTTGGTCTTCCGAGACAAGGATATCTTGTACGTAAACATCAATGCACTTTATAAACTCCATCGCTATACTGGAAAAGAAGGGCATCAGCCACGCTTGTCTAAGTTGGGAACGGGAGAATGGGAACGAACGCGAAACAGCACCAAGAAAAAAGTAAAGGATATTGCTCGCGATTTGATCAAATTGTATGCGGAAAGAAAAAAAGCTAAAGGGTTTGGATTTACACTGGACTCTGTTTGGTCGCGGGAATTAGAAGCCTCCTTTGAGTTTGAAGATACCCCAGATCAGGCGAAGTCGTGGGATGAGGTGCGGAGGGACATGGAAAAAAGCATCCCCATGGATCGCTTGGTGTGTGGTGATGTGGGTTTTGGTAAAACGGAGATTGCGGTTCGGGCGGCTTTCAAAGCCGTACAAGACGGAAAACAAGTGGCGGTCTTGGTTCCGACAACCATCCTTGCGGCGCAACACTACAAAACATTTACCGAGCGATTGGCACAGTTTCCGGTAACGATAGAGGTGATGTCGCGCTTCCAAACGGAATCGCAGATCAAAGAAACCCTAAAGCGACTGAAAGAGCGGAAGGTGGATATTGTGATTGGTACACACCGGATTGCTGCAAAGCGGATGGAAATGCCCGCGTTGGGCTTGTTGATTATAGACGAAGAGCAACGATTTGGCGTTGCAGTAAAGGAACGTCTTCGGCAGTTGCGTGCGAATGTTGATACCCTTACCTTAACAGCAACACCCATTCCTCGAACCCTTCAGTTTTCGTTGATGGGCGCGCGCGATTTGTCGTACATCAATACGCCACCGCCAAACCGACAACCCATCCAAACGGAAATCCATAGCTTTGATAAAAATCTAATCCGCGATGCGATTCTATACGAAACAGGGCGGGGCGGGCAGGTGTTTTTTATCCATAATCGCGTACAATCCATCGAAGAAATGGCCACGACCCTTCGGCAGTTGGTTCCCGGGGTGAGGATTAAAACCGCACATGGTCAGATGGAGAGCGACCGGTTGGAAAAAGAAATGATGGACTTTATGCAGCGGAAGTACGAGGTCTTGGTTAGTACCAATATTGTAGAAAGTGGTTTGGATATTTCCAATGCCAACACCATCATCATTAACCATGCAGAGCGATTTGGTCTGGCTGAATTGCACCAGTTGCGGGGCCGAGTAGGACGCTCAAATAGAAAGGCGTTTTGCTATTTATTGGTACAGAACATCAAATCTATTACCAAAGAAGCCAAACAGCGGCTTCAGGCCATCGAGCAGTTTTCAGAATTAGGGAGTGGGCTAAATGTGGCCATGCGCGATCTTGATATTCGGGGTGCGGGGAATTTGCTAGGCGGGGAGCAAAGTGGTTTTATTGCAGATGTGGGCTACGAGACCTATCAACGAATTCTGGAGGAAGCCATACAAGAACTAAAGTCGGATGAATTTGGGGACTTATTTGGGCATGTCAATCTACCTCCTAAACCACTTACGGAAACGGTGGTTGATTTGGATGTTGATGCTTATTTACCAGAATATTATGTGGATGACCGTGTTGAACGGCTTAATCTCTATCGCGCACTCAGCGAATGTAAAGAACTGGCACGTCTAAAGGAAATACGGGAGGAATGGAAAGACCGTTTTGGGCCAATACCGGAAGAGGCCGAAAACCTACTGTTGGTTATGGAGCTGAAAGTGCAGACGGAGCCACTGCGGCTACCCAAACTTCAATTTAAAAATCAAAGACTCTTCCTGACCATGCCACCGAAAGAGGATGTCTATTTCTATCAAAATATGTTTAAGACTATCCTTGAGAAAGTAGGTAAGTTGAGTAATAGGTATGTCTTGAAGGATACAGAAGGTAAATTAAGAATCATCATTCAGCAAATACCGGATTTAGAGGCCGCTGTAAAAGTGGTGCAAAAAATATTAACATAA
- a CDS encoding inorganic phosphate transporter yields MFGLEPALFILLIICLVCAFAFEFVNGFHDTANAVATVIYTKSLRPWTAVIWSGICNFTGVFIGGIGVAMGIINLLPAEALVATHAGEGIAMVMALLLSAIIWNVGTWYFGIPASSSHTLIGSILGVGIAFMLMGNDAGVNWKKAEETGLALLISPLFGFVCAMGLVFMVKKLIKDPRLFAEEASEDPPPMWIRMVLIATCTGVSLSHGSNDGQKGVGLVMLILILIIPAHYALDHSKNLMTMQPTVEQLEQKLAAIPADVTLDEAGKKVLEGSKTKIADLKVVLSESKAVGFIPEKEHVRVRADITKTSKDLEKALESGKIKLSDAAASSLKADLKKLKSYTDYAPFWVILGISLSLGIGTMVGWKRIVVTIGERIGKTHLTYAQGASAELMAFSTIFAATYLGLPVSTTHVLSSGVAGTMVAHGGLRNLQIGTIRNILSAWVLTLPVTMLLAGCLFWLFNTLFVG; encoded by the coding sequence ATGTTTGGATTAGAACCTGCATTATTCATACTGCTCATTATTTGCTTGGTCTGTGCCTTTGCTTTTGAATTTGTAAATGGTTTCCATGATACCGCCAATGCCGTGGCGACGGTGATTTATACCAAGTCACTTCGTCCGTGGACAGCGGTTATTTGGTCTGGCATCTGTAATTTCACAGGTGTGTTTATAGGTGGAATTGGTGTGGCGATGGGCATTATCAATCTTTTACCCGCAGAGGCTTTGGTGGCTACGCATGCCGGAGAGGGCATTGCAATGGTGATGGCGCTTTTGCTATCGGCCATTATTTGGAATGTGGGAACTTGGTACTTCGGGATTCCAGCTTCGAGTTCTCATACCTTAATTGGCTCCATTCTTGGCGTTGGGATTGCCTTTATGCTCATGGGAAATGATGCCGGCGTAAACTGGAAAAAAGCAGAAGAAACGGGTTTAGCCTTGCTCATATCGCCTTTATTTGGGTTTGTGTGTGCAATGGGATTGGTTTTTATGGTGAAAAAGTTGATCAAAGACCCACGGCTTTTTGCCGAAGAAGCATCGGAAGACCCGCCTCCTATGTGGATCCGTATGGTCTTGATCGCCACTTGTACTGGGGTTAGTTTGTCTCATGGCTCGAACGATGGCCAAAAAGGAGTGGGGTTGGTTATGCTGATCTTGATTCTGATCATTCCGGCACACTATGCCTTGGATCACTCTAAAAACCTGATGACCATGCAGCCAACGGTTGAGCAACTGGAACAAAAACTCGCAGCAATTCCGGCAGATGTAACACTTGATGAGGCAGGGAAGAAGGTTCTGGAAGGTTCTAAGACAAAAATTGCTGATTTAAAAGTAGTCTTATCGGAATCCAAAGCGGTAGGGTTTATACCTGAAAAAGAGCATGTTCGGGTACGGGCCGATATTACGAAAACCAGCAAAGACTTGGAAAAAGCACTTGAGTCCGGAAAAATAAAACTTTCCGATGCAGCGGCAAGTAGCCTTAAGGCCGATCTTAAAAAGTTAAAATCCTATACCGATTATGCTCCATTTTGGGTGATTCTTGGGATTTCTCTATCACTTGGCATCGGGACAATGGTTGGTTGGAAGCGGATAGTTGTAACCATCGGAGAACGTATTGGTAAAACACACCTCACGTATGCACAAGGGGCATCTGCAGAACTAATGGCCTTCAGTACCATTTTTGCAGCAACTTATTTGGGGCTTCCCGTTAGTACGACACACGTACTTTCTTCCGGTGTTGCCGGAACGATGGTGGCGCATGGCGGTCTTAGAAACCTTCAAATAGGAACCATACGTAATATCCTTTCTGCATGGGTACTTACCTTGCCTGTTACCATGCTGTTGGCGGGCTGCCTCTTCTGGTTGTTTAATACGCTATTTGTGGGGTAA